One genomic window of Punica granatum isolate Tunisia-2019 chromosome 1, ASM765513v2, whole genome shotgun sequence includes the following:
- the LOC116215529 gene encoding A-kinase anchor protein 17B, whose protein sequence is MGSADRFDSVSPIEPLDIENGLTLLPRVRLNLAVHPASPAQTKPVDDWQLKRALLDYLKNSLSVSLAVPEEDVDVRRLKDLKKRKRDEPLASGSLVIRDLGFLKETKRSSFDEDEATKEGAVRILEKKYTEWRKYLVGKMDGLELNFGGVKFKLSASLPASDDFEGMKKEWEEHFAFSNRGGYSRGGRRETDTIVLRGVPSRWFAEPRVSSKPSMLVTHTIFSTFGSIRNISVAEDNDFGQDKDEDAGLVSGLHCKIVVQFEKFKDFHNVLRVLCGRSMQKQGSRLRADYEVSWDKDDFFRSSRSQNQDKPLEQHDRGEAPRRHVSRYRPEHSWPKRFKE, encoded by the exons ATGGGCTCCGCCGACCGCTTCGACTCTGTCTCCCCGATCGAGCCTCTCGACATAGAGAATGGCCTCACGCTGCTCCCCCGAGTGAGGCTCAACCTCGCCGTCCACCCGGCCAGCCCCGCCCAGACGAAGCCCGTCGACGACTGGCAGCTCAAGCGCGCTCTGCTCGACTACCTGAAGAACTCCCTCTCCGTCTCGCTCGCCGTCCCCGAGGAGGACGTCGACGTCAGACGCTTGAAGGACCTTAAGAAGCGGAAGCGCGACGAGCCCCTCGCCAGCGGCTCGCTCGTGATCCGCGACCTGGGGTTCCTGAAGGAGACCAAGAGGTCCAGCTTCGACGAGGATGAGGCCACCAAGGAAGGCGCGGTCAGGATTCTGGAGAAGAAGTACACGGAGTGGAGGAAGTATCTAGTCGGGAAGATGGACGGACTGGAGCTGAACTTCGGAGGGGTGAAGTTCAAGTTGAGTGCTTCCTTGCCGGCTTCGGACGATTTCGAGGGAATGAAGAAGGAATGGGAGGAGCATTTCGCATTTAGCAACAGAGGAG GGTACTCcagaggagggagaagagagacCGATACAATTGTGTTGAGGGGGGTTCCATCGAGGTGGTTTGCTGAGCCAAGGGTGTCATCGAAGCCATCGATGTTGGTCACACATACTATCTTCTCTACATTCGGCAGTATAAG GAATATTAGTGTTGCAGAAGACAATGACTTTGGTCAGGACAAAGACGAGGATGCGGGCTTAGTATCAGGTCTTCATTGCAAGATTGTGGTTCAATTCGAGAAATTCAAGGACTTCCATAATGTTCTAAGAGTTCTGTGTGGCCGTTCAATGCAAAAG CAAGGATCACGACTGAGAGCAGATTATGAGGTCTCTTGGGACAAGGATGACTTCTTCCGGAGCTCCAGAAGTCAAAACCAAGACAAACCTTTGGAACAACATGACAGAGGTGAAGCACCGAGACGTCATGTTTCTCGTTACAGGCCCGAACATTCTTGGCCAAAGAGATTTAAG GAATGA
- the LOC116215549 gene encoding uncharacterized protein LOC116215549 isoform X2, which yields MVASVIMASASPIRIKLFKGRPCQLSGSGLRHSRHVITPPRCSMRASMAQFGEPEKLKVHLNVARERLWETVPNSVKDFPWKEAEDKILHRLVLLGHKVLKWSIVSLFVFSSLSDFVYAVAKNNELMIPLGLFIGCLMADFLKEIFLEFFSNSEIASVCFALRTRVFLLHVSNGGLMQVLWLWRNSSRGTSTEEKSSIQEDEQPSLAVDGQD from the exons ATGGTCGCTTCTGTGATTATGGCTTCAGCTTCACCAATTCGT atcaagCTGTTCAAAGGCAGACCTTGTCAGCTCAGTGGGAGTGGATTGCGGCATTCTCGTCATGTAATAACTCCTCCGAGATGTTCTATGAGAGCATCCATGGCACAATTCGGTGAGCCAGAGAAACTCAAAGTACATTTAAATGTTGCGAGGGAGAGGTTGTGGGAGACTGTTCCGAACTCGGTCAAAGATTTTCCATGGAAAGAAGCAGAGGATAAGATACTTCACCGGCTTGTACTTTTGGGACATAAGGTGTTGAAGTGGTCAATCGTCAgtctctttgttttcagctcCCTATCAGACTTTGTGTATGCAGTTGCCAAAAATAATGAGCTTATGATTCCCCTTGGCCTCTTCATTGGCTGTTTGATGGCCGACTTTCTGAAGGAGATATTTTTGGAATTCTTCAGCAACTCCGAG ATTGCATCTGTATGTTTTGCTTTGCGAACACGGGTTTTTCTTCTGCATGTCTCCAATGGTGGGTTGATGCAAGTTTTGTGGCTGTGGAGAAATTCTTCAAGAGGAACGAGCACTGAAGAGAAATCATCGATACAGGAAGATGAGCAGCCTTCACTAGCTGTAGATGGTCAAGATTAA
- the LOC116215562 gene encoding uncharacterized protein LOC116215562 encodes MGWLCACFDGGSKEERREEERLASADARAKAAEAAEKRQEEFDKSAAGRAARAQMQAAAKQSATPNKGEPVLKWQMS; translated from the exons ATGGGGTGGTTGTGCGCCTGCTTCGACGGGGGGAGTAAGGAGGAGCGGCGGGAGGAAGAGAGGCTGGCCTCCGCCGATGCCCGGGCCAAAGCCGCCGAGGCCGCTGAGAAAAG GCAAGAGGAATTCGATAAGTCTGCTGCCGGAAGAGCTGCACGTGCCCAGATGCAGGCAGCTGCAAAGCAATCTGCGACTCCCAATAAGGGCGAACCAGTCCTAAAG TGGCAGATGAGCTGA
- the LOC116202954 gene encoding uncharacterized protein LOC116202954 — translation MDIDDGVCFLSMKSSLLQLMFRSLFCGSSYGKGEDDDDDDRLWKNRTTPSIMPKRQMSRSPRENPYSSSGLDKFTLLLADLEERRQKIRSKHPEVTLVWFVYASSDDLVPIVVKAKSRNNQEETKRGDCARDRHVILTHRLEKAEDSSEATEEAIEAKAGAKGSQKSRLLYVKPSSYIAAVLILILISLAFFGRTVAILCSSAAWYAIPALRPSRSNLRNSKKKNQ, via the exons ATGGACATTGATGATGGTGTCTGCTTCCTCTCCATGAA GTCTTCTCTTCTTCAGCTAATGTTCAGGTCTCTCTTTTGTGGCTCCAGCTACGGCAAAGGAGAAGATGATGACGACGATGATAGGCTATGGAAGAATAGGACGACTCCTTCCATTATGCCGAAAAGACAGATGAGTCGTTCTCCTCGTGAGAACCCGTACTCGAGTTCTGGGCTTGACAAGTTCACCTTGCTTTTGGCAGACCTCGAAGAGAGGAGGCAGAAGATAAGATCCAAGCATCCGGAAGTGACGCTAGTCTGGTTCGTCTACGCGAGCTCGGATGATCTCGTGCCTATCGTAGTTAAGGCGAAGAGTAGGAATAACCAAGAGGAAACGAAGAGAGGTGATTGCGCCAGAGACAGGCATGTGATTCTGACCCACCGCTTGGAAAAAGCGGAGGACTCTTCAGAAGCCACTGAAGAAGCCATCGAAGCAAAAGCGGGGGCCAAAGGGAGTCAAAAGAGCAGATTATTGTATGTGAAGCCCAGTTCTTATATAGCAGCAGTTCTGATTCTTATTCTGATATCGTTGGCTTTTTTCGGGAGGACCGTTGCAATTCTCTGCAGCTCTGCTGCTTGGTATGCAATCCCTGCATTAAGACCAAGTCGATCAAACTTGAGGAactcaaagaagaagaatcagtaa
- the LOC116215539 gene encoding GPN-loop GTPase QQT1: MVFGQVVIGPPGSGKTTYCNGMSQFLQLIGRKVAVVNLDPANDILPYECAVNIEELIKLSDVMSEHSLGPNGGLVYCMDYLEKNIDWLESKLKPLVKDHYLLFDFPGQVELFFLHANAKRVIEKLIKKLNLRLTAVHLVDAHLCSDPGKYISALLLSLSTMLHLELPHINVLSKIDLIESYGKLAFNLDFYTDVQDLSYLQYHLDQDPRSAKYRKLTKELCEVVEDYSLVDFTTLDIQDKESVANLVKLIDKSNGYIFAGVEPSAVEFSKIAVRPVDWDYYRVAAVQEKYVKDDGNFDDGDN, from the exons atGGTGTTCGGGCAGGTGGTGATTGGTCCACCGGGGTCCGGCAAGACCACCTACTGTAATGGCATGTCCCAATTCCTCCAGCTCATTGGAAG AAAAGTTGCTGTTGTCAACTTGGATCCTGCCAATGATATATTGCC TTATGAGTGTGCTGTGAACATAGAGGAACTGATTAAGTTGAGTGATGTTATGTCCGAGCACTCTCTTGGTCCTAATGGAG GCCTCGTATACTGCATGGATTATCTAGAAAAGAATATCGACTGGTTGGAATCTAAGCTGAAACCTCTTGTAAAAG ATCACTATCTGCTTTTTGATTTTCCTGGCCAGGTGGAACTATTTTTTCTTCACGCCAATGCCAAGAGAGTTATTGAGAAACTAATAAAGAAGTTGAACCTCCGG TTGACTGCTGTACATTTAGTCGATGCCCATCTATGCAGTGATCCAGGAAAATATATTAGTGCTTTGCTTCTCTCGTTATCAACAATGTTACATTTGGAACTCCCACACATTAATGTTCTATCCAAGATTGATCTGATTGAGAGCTACGGAAAGCTAG CTTTTAATCTTGATTTCTACACGGATGTGCAAGACTTGTCCTATTTACAGTACCATCTAGACCAAGATCCTCGGTCTGCAAAGTACAG GAAGCTCACAAAAGAGTTGTGCGAGGTGGTAGAAGATTATAGTCTTGTCGACTTCACAACCTTGGACATTCAG GATAAGGAGAGTGTGGCGAATCTTGTGAAGCTGATCGATAAGAGCAATGGGTATATATTTGCTGGCGTCGAACCGAGTGCTGTGGAATTCAGCAAGATTGCTGTTAGGCCTGTAGACTGGGACTACTACAG AGTTGCAGCAGTGCAAGAGAAGTACGTCAAGGATGATGGGAACTTCGACGACGGTGACAACTGA
- the LOC116215549 gene encoding uncharacterized protein LOC116215549 isoform X1: MVASVIMASASPIRIKLFKGRPCQLSGSGLRHSRHVITPPRCSMRASMAQFGEPEKLKVHLNVARERLWETVPNSVKDFPWKEAEDKILHRLVLLGHKVLKWSIVSLFVFSSLSDFVYAVAKNNELMIPLGLFIGCLMADFLKEIFLEFFSNSEDKRYDLRHLTTTGFIFLLVKIASVCFALRTRVFLLHVSNGGLMQVLWLWRNSSRGTSTEEKSSIQEDEQPSLAVDGQD, from the exons ATGGTCGCTTCTGTGATTATGGCTTCAGCTTCACCAATTCGT atcaagCTGTTCAAAGGCAGACCTTGTCAGCTCAGTGGGAGTGGATTGCGGCATTCTCGTCATGTAATAACTCCTCCGAGATGTTCTATGAGAGCATCCATGGCACAATTCGGTGAGCCAGAGAAACTCAAAGTACATTTAAATGTTGCGAGGGAGAGGTTGTGGGAGACTGTTCCGAACTCGGTCAAAGATTTTCCATGGAAAGAAGCAGAGGATAAGATACTTCACCGGCTTGTACTTTTGGGACATAAGGTGTTGAAGTGGTCAATCGTCAgtctctttgttttcagctcCCTATCAGACTTTGTGTATGCAGTTGCCAAAAATAATGAGCTTATGATTCCCCTTGGCCTCTTCATTGGCTGTTTGATGGCCGACTTTCTGAAGGAGATATTTTTGGAATTCTTCAGCAACTCCGAG GATAAAAGATATGATCTCCGGCACTTAACGACAACAGGTTTTATCTTTCTTCTTGTGAAGATTGCATCTGTATGTTTTGCTTTGCGAACACGGGTTTTTCTTCTGCATGTCTCCAATGGTGGGTTGATGCAAGTTTTGTGGCTGTGGAGAAATTCTTCAAGAGGAACGAGCACTGAAGAGAAATCATCGATACAGGAAGATGAGCAGCCTTCACTAGCTGTAGATGGTCAAGATTAA